CATCAGCGTTGATACCGCCGAAGCTGGGTCATTACAGGTCGGCACCCCGGTGCTGTTCCGCGGGATTGAGGTCGGCACGGTGACCGGTCTGTCGCTTGGGGCCTTGTCCGACCGGGTATCGGTGGCGGTGCGCATCAGCAAACGCCACGCCCATCTGGTACGCGACAATTCGGTGTTCTGGCTGGCCTCCGGCTATAACCTGCAGTTTGGCCTCACCGGCGGCGTGATCAAGAGCGGCACCTTCCAGCAGTTTATCCGCGGCGGCATCGCCTTCGCCACGCCACCGGCTACCCCACTGGCCCCCGCGGCGCAGGCGGGCAAGCATTTCCTGCTGCACGGCGAAGAGCCTGGCGGCTGGCGCGACTGGGGAACCGCGCTGCCGGAACGATAGGCGTCATTTCTACGACTCACCGGCCGATACCGGTGAGTCGTCATCCCTTCAGGCGGTCGAGATATGGTAAGATTCGCGTCCTGATTGTAGCTGTAACGGAACCGTTTCTGTGGCCAAACCTATTCCCGCGTCCCTCACTCCCGATTTTCTGACCGCCATGCAAGCTATCATGCCCGCGCACCTGAGCATGGACGCATTCATCGACGCCTGCCAGCGGCCGCTGCGGCGTAGCATCCGTATTAACACCCTGAAAATCAGCGTGGCCGAATTTCTCGCGCTGGTCGCGCCCTACGGCTGGGAACTGGAAGCGGTGCCCTGGTGCGATGAAGGGTTCTGGCTGCTGAACGCGGATGAAGAAGCCATACGGCTGGGCAACGCGCTGGAGCATCTGGCCGGCCTGTTCTACATTCAGGAAGCCAGCTCAATGCTGCCGGTCAGCGCGCTGTTCATGGGGGATGACGCCCCGGAGCGAGTGCTGGACATGGCGGCCGCCCCCGGCTCCAAAACTACCCAGATCGCCGCCCGGCTCAACAATCAGGGATTAATTGTCGCCAATGAATATTCCGCCAGCCGGGTTAAGGTATTGCACGCCAACCTGCACCGCTGCGGCGTCAGCAATACCGCCCTGACGCATTTTGACGGCCGGGTTTTCGGCAACGCCTTGCCGGAAACGTTTGACGCCATCCTGCTGGACGCGCCCTGCTCCGGGGAAGGCGTGGTGAGAAAAGATCCCGCTGCCATGAGTCACTGGTCGCTGGAGAGCATCGCCGATATCGCGGCGACCCAGCGCGAGCTGATCCTGAGCGCTTTTCATGCCCTGAAGCCGGGCGGCGTGCTGATTTATTCCACCTGCACCCTGAATCATCAGGAGAACCAGCACGTTTGCCGCTGGCTGATGCAGCAGTTCCCCGACGCCTGCGAGGTCGAATCGCTGAAAGATCTGTTCCCACAAGCGCACCACGCCCTCACCGAAGACGGCTTTTTGCACGTTTTCCCGCAGATTTACGACAGCGAAGGTTTTTTTGTGGCGCGCCTGCGTAAAACCGCCGGCGTACCGCCGCTGGCGGCGCCGGATTACAAACTCGGCAAGCTACCGTTTACCCCCCTCAGCCACAAGGATGCGCAGCTGATTCGCCAAAGCGCGCAGCGGCTGGGCCTGCAATGGTCGGAACAGCAGTTACAGTTATGGCAGCGGGACGATGAAATCTGGCTGTTTCCGGCGGCTTTGCAGCCGATGCTGGGCAAAATGCGCTTCTCCCGCATGGGCGTCAAACTGGCGGAGCGCTTTGCCAAAGGGTATCGCTGGCAGCATGAAGCCATTGTGGCGCTGGGCAACCCGGACACCCCAAACACCTACGCGCTCAGTGCGGAGCAGGTCGTTGACTGGTTTCGCGGCAAAGACATTTATCCGCCCTCGCCCGTCAATCACGACGAGGTTCTGCTGACCTGGCAACAAACCACGCTGGGATTGACCAAGCGTGTCGGACAGCGGCTGAAAAACACCCTGCCTCGCGATCTGGTTCGCGACGGCGCCAACCTTATTTCCCCTATCGACTAATCTTTAACCGGGTCGCCGCACTGGGCGTTCCCGGTGCGTTTTTTTCATCTATACCCAAAATAATTCGAGTTGCAGGACAACACGCTAGCGTGTTGAACAACGCAACGCGTTGGCCCTTTAGGGCAAGGCGAGTAACGAGCCTTGTAACGCGGCGACGCAGCGAATCCCCAGGAGCTTACTCAAGTAAGTGACTGGGGTGAGCGACAAATCGGCTTAGCCGATTTGAACGCTGCTTGCAGCGGCCCGTAGGGCGAGGCCCATTTATGGGCCGAGTAAGAAAGCCAACGCACCTGCAACTTGAAGTATGACGGGTATACACTCACAATCAAGGCGTAGCATCAGCATTCAACCTGTT
The DNA window shown above is from Dickeya dadantii NCPPB 898 and carries:
- the rsmF gene encoding 16S rRNA (cytosine(1407)-C(5))-methyltransferase RsmF translates to MAKPIPASLTPDFLTAMQAIMPAHLSMDAFIDACQRPLRRSIRINTLKISVAEFLALVAPYGWELEAVPWCDEGFWLLNADEEAIRLGNALEHLAGLFYIQEASSMLPVSALFMGDDAPERVLDMAAAPGSKTTQIAARLNNQGLIVANEYSASRVKVLHANLHRCGVSNTALTHFDGRVFGNALPETFDAILLDAPCSGEGVVRKDPAAMSHWSLESIADIAATQRELILSAFHALKPGGVLIYSTCTLNHQENQHVCRWLMQQFPDACEVESLKDLFPQAHHALTEDGFLHVFPQIYDSEGFFVARLRKTAGVPPLAAPDYKLGKLPFTPLSHKDAQLIRQSAQRLGLQWSEQQLQLWQRDDEIWLFPAALQPMLGKMRFSRMGVKLAERFAKGYRWQHEAIVALGNPDTPNTYALSAEQVVDWFRGKDIYPPSPVNHDEVLLTWQQTTLGLTKRVGQRLKNTLPRDLVRDGANLISPID